The Chitinivorax sp. B genomic sequence TGGCCATCTACCTGGTGATGGTGTCACCGGAATACCTGATCCAGCGTTAGGTTCTAAGGAAAATCATCATGACAACACGTCACACCTCACGTCGCGAATTCCTCCGTCAATTGGGTGCCTTCAGTATGCTGGGGGCCGCCGCACCGTTCGCGTTGAACCTGTCAGCCATGGGAAATGCCGCCGCCGCCAGTGCTGATGAATATCGTGCACTGGTCTGCCTGTTCATGTTCGGTGGCAATGATCACAACAATACCGTGATCCCGTTCGACACTGCGTCTTACCAAGCTTACAGCAACGCCCGCAGCACGTTGGCCCTGCCACAGAACACGCTGCAGCAACTGGCCGCCAGCAATATCACCGATGGTCGACAGTTTGCGGTACCGGCCGAATTGGCCCCATTGAAGAATCTATTCGATCAAGGCAAGGCTGCTGTCATCGCTAACGTGGGTACGTTGCTGACCCCGATTGCCGACGCGGCTGAATACCGCTCAGGCAAAGTGCTGGTGCCCCCCAAGCTGTTCTCACACAACGATCAGCAAGCAGTATGGCAGGCCTTGTCGCCAGAAGGTGCGCGCATTGGCTGGGGGGGCCGCATGGGTGACCTGTTGATGAGTCAGAACAATGCAGCTCAGTTCACTGCAGTCTCGGCGGCATCCAATGCGGTATTCCTGGCGGGGCTGCGTGTCAAGCAATACCAGATCGGCACCAACGGCCCGGTTGGCATCAATAACCTGGCAGGTACACTGTTTGGCAATATGCAAGGCGGTGCCGCATTGCGCAGCCTGATTACCCAACAGGGCAATCAGTTGCTACAGGATGAACACGGCAAAGTCACGCAACGCTCGATTGATGCCTTCATATCGCTCGATGCCGCGCTGCGTGGTCTGCCTGCAACCGATGCGCGCGTCGCACTCAGTACCGCTGCCGCCAACAACCGGCTTGCACAACAGTTACAGATCGTTGCACGAATGATTGGCGTCAATCAGGCGATTGGTGTCAAACGGCAGGTCTTCTTCGTCAGCATTGGCGGTTTTGATACGCACGACAATCAGTTGGCAACCCAAGCGGGTTTGCACACCAGCATGGCGCAGGCAATTGATTATTTCTACAACGCGACCGTACAGCTGGGCTTGTCACAGCAGGTGACTTTATTTACCGCTTCCGACTTCGGCCGTACGCTGACCAGCAATGGCG encodes the following:
- a CDS encoding DUF1501 domain-containing protein encodes the protein MTTRHTSRREFLRQLGAFSMLGAAAPFALNLSAMGNAAAASADEYRALVCLFMFGGNDHNNTVIPFDTASYQAYSNARSTLALPQNTLQQLAASNITDGRQFAVPAELAPLKNLFDQGKAAVIANVGTLLTPIADAAEYRSGKVLVPPKLFSHNDQQAVWQALSPEGARIGWGGRMGDLLMSQNNAAQFTAVSAASNAVFLAGLRVKQYQIGTNGPVGINNLAGTLFGNMQGGAALRSLITQQGNQLLQDEHGKVTQRSIDAFISLDAALRGLPATDARVALSTAAANNRLAQQLQIVARMIGVNQAIGVKRQVFFVSIGGFDTHDNQLATQAGLHTSMAQAIDYFYNATVQLGLSQQVTLFTASDFGRTLTSNGDGSDHGWGSHHFVVGGAVKGKQIVGNMPVSQLGTAEDVGSGRLLPRIAVDQYAATLGRWLGVADSDLSTVLPNIGRFATSNLGFL